The following proteins come from a genomic window of Ferrovibrio sp. MS7:
- a CDS encoding EAL domain-containing response regulator yields the protein MSGFDPASLSVMVVDDTKLMRDVTLAYLRRYGIGHCSAYADGQEALEALANAERPVDLILLDLNMPVMDGIEVLRHLAARHFQGQVALISGENPRLLRTAETLARAHELNIIGVVEKPLTGAKMDAVLAHLKPGQRPAQPVSPLLPVSEDDLLEALRAGDIGIAVQPKISLRERSVVGVEALARWQHPSRGVIPPSDFVPIAETGSAAEPLFDAVLEQALAALVRWHKLGHRLQMAINISAADLTRLKLPDQVSAAVARHGLVAEDLLLEVTESRLIQDLAPALEVVTRLRLKGFGLSIDDFGTGYSSLEQLQRIPFDELKIDRRFVTGAAADPAARAIMASSIRLARSLGIGTVAEGIESQEDWDCALRLGCDVVQGYLIAPPMAADDFPAWLTAWK from the coding sequence TTGTCCGGGTTCGATCCCGCTTCGCTGTCAGTCATGGTGGTGGACGACACCAAGCTGATGCGCGACGTGACCCTGGCCTATCTGCGCCGCTATGGCATCGGCCATTGCAGCGCCTATGCCGATGGCCAGGAGGCGCTGGAAGCGCTGGCCAATGCCGAGCGCCCGGTCGACCTGATCCTGCTCGATCTCAACATGCCGGTGATGGATGGCATCGAGGTGCTGCGGCATCTCGCCGCGCGGCATTTCCAGGGCCAGGTGGCGCTGATTTCGGGCGAGAATCCCCGGCTGCTGCGCACCGCCGAGACGCTGGCCCGCGCCCATGAACTGAACATCATCGGCGTGGTGGAAAAGCCGCTCACCGGTGCCAAGATGGATGCGGTGCTGGCGCATCTCAAGCCCGGCCAGCGGCCGGCACAGCCGGTTTCGCCGCTCTTGCCGGTGAGCGAGGACGATCTGCTGGAAGCGCTGCGTGCCGGCGATATCGGCATCGCGGTGCAGCCGAAGATATCGCTGCGCGAACGCAGCGTGGTGGGCGTGGAAGCCCTGGCGCGCTGGCAGCATCCCAGCCGCGGCGTCATCCCGCCCTCGGATTTCGTGCCGATCGCCGAAACCGGCTCTGCCGCCGAGCCTTTGTTCGATGCCGTGCTGGAACAGGCGCTGGCCGCCCTGGTGCGCTGGCATAAGCTCGGCCACCGGCTGCAGATGGCGATCAACATTTCCGCCGCCGATCTCACAAGGCTGAAACTGCCCGATCAGGTGTCCGCTGCCGTCGCGCGCCATGGCCTGGTGGCCGAGGACCTGCTGCTGGAAGTGACCGAAAGCCGCCTGATCCAGGATCTGGCGCCGGCGCTGGAAGTGGTGACGCGGCTGCGGCTGAAGGGCTTCGGCCTCTCCATCGACGATTTCGGCACCGGCTATTCCTCGCTGGAACAGCTCCAGCGCATCCCCTTCGACGAACTGAAAATCGACCGCCGCTTCGTTACCGGCGCCGCCGCCGATCCGGCCGCCCGCGCCATCATGGCCTCCTCGATTCGCCTCGCCCGCAGCTTAGGCATCGGCACCGTGGCGGAGGGAATCGAGAGCCAGGAGGACTGGGATTGCGCGCTCAGGCTGGGCTGCGACGTGGTGCAGGGCTACCTGATCGCTCCACCCATGGCAGCGGACGATTTTCCCGCCTGGCTCACTGCCTGGAAATAA
- a CDS encoding peroxidase-related enzyme (This protein belongs to a clade of uncharacterized proteins related to peroxidases such as the alkylhydroperoxidase AhpD.), with protein sequence MAKTATGKSKSKAPKPHALNIPVPPRAKLEPDTQAYFAKCDEKLGFVPNVLLSYSFDAKKLRGFTEMYNELMLAPSGLSKLEREMIAVVVSSINHCYYCLTAHGAAVRALSGEPKLGEQMVMNYRVADLSPKMRAALDFAAKLTEMPDKMVEADRAALRKAGWNDRDIWDIAATASFFNMSNRMAAAIEMLPNDEYHSQSR encoded by the coding sequence ATGGCCAAAACCGCCACAGGTAAAAGCAAGAGCAAAGCGCCGAAGCCGCATGCGCTTAACATTCCGGTGCCGCCCCGCGCCAAGCTGGAGCCGGACACCCAGGCGTATTTCGCGAAATGCGACGAGAAGCTCGGCTTCGTGCCGAATGTGCTGCTGAGCTACAGCTTCGATGCCAAGAAGCTGCGCGGCTTCACCGAGATGTATAACGAGCTGATGCTGGCGCCTTCGGGCCTCTCCAAGCTCGAGCGCGAGATGATCGCCGTGGTGGTCAGCTCGATCAACCATTGCTACTACTGCCTCACCGCCCATGGCGCGGCGGTGCGCGCGCTCTCCGGCGAGCCCAAGCTCGGCGAGCAGATGGTGATGAATTACCGTGTCGCCGACCTGAGCCCGAAGATGCGCGCGGCGCTGGATTTCGCCGCCAAGTTGACGGAGATGCCGGACAAGATGGTGGAGGCCGACCGTGCCGCCCTGCGCAAGGCCGGCTGGAACGACCGCGATATCTGGGACATCGCCGCCACGGCGAGCTTTTTCAACATGTCGAACCGCATGGCCGCCGCCATCGAAATGCTACCCAACGACGAATATCATTCCCAGTCACGCTAG
- the aroC gene encoding chorismate synthase — MSDNTFGRLFRVTTWGESHGPALGCVIDGTPPGIALAESDIQHWLDQRKPGTSRFVTQRREPDEVKILSGTFEGRTTGTPISLLIENQDQRSKDYGEIKDKFRPGHADYTYWKKYGIRDYRGGGRSSARETAARVAAGAVARCVLKSILGDAVQIRGALVRIGKMGVDRANWRWDSVTQNPFWCPDPTAAMAWEDYLDGIRKNGSSVGAIVELQASGVPAGLGEPIYGKLDAELAAAMMSINAVKGVEIGAGMASAELTGEENADEMRLGPGGQPVFSSNQAGGILGGISSGQDIVVRFAVKPTSSILNPRATLDRFGAETDILTKGRHDPCVGIRAVPVGEAMMACVLADHLLRHRGQVGGFRQGFDKA; from the coding sequence ATGTCGGATAATACGTTCGGCCGGCTCTTCCGCGTCACCACCTGGGGCGAGAGCCATGGCCCGGCCTTGGGCTGTGTCATCGACGGCACGCCGCCGGGCATCGCGCTTGCCGAATCCGACATCCAGCATTGGCTGGATCAACGCAAGCCCGGCACTTCGCGTTTCGTAACGCAGCGCCGCGAGCCCGATGAAGTAAAGATTCTCTCCGGCACCTTCGAGGGCCGCACCACCGGCACACCGATCTCGCTGCTGATCGAAAACCAGGATCAGCGCAGCAAGGATTACGGTGAGATCAAGGACAAGTTCCGTCCCGGCCATGCCGATTACACCTATTGGAAAAAGTATGGCATCCGCGATTACCGTGGCGGTGGCCGTTCGTCCGCGCGCGAGACGGCGGCGCGCGTTGCCGCTGGCGCGGTGGCGCGCTGCGTACTGAAATCCATCCTTGGCGATGCCGTGCAGATCCGTGGCGCCCTGGTGCGCATCGGCAAGATGGGTGTCGACCGCGCCAACTGGCGCTGGGACAGTGTGACGCAGAACCCCTTCTGGTGCCCCGATCCCACTGCCGCCATGGCCTGGGAAGATTATCTCGACGGCATCCGCAAGAATGGCTCCAGCGTCGGCGCCATTGTCGAACTGCAGGCGTCCGGCGTGCCGGCGGGCCTGGGCGAGCCGATCTACGGCAAGCTCGATGCCGAGCTGGCGGCGGCGATGATGAGCATCAATGCCGTGAAAGGCGTCGAGATCGGCGCCGGCATGGCGTCTGCCGAACTCACCGGCGAAGAAAATGCCGACGAGATGCGCCTTGGGCCCGGTGGCCAGCCGGTATTCAGCAGCAACCAGGCCGGCGGCATCCTGGGCGGCATTTCATCGGGCCAGGATATCGTGGTGCGTTTCGCGGTGAAGCCGACCTCCTCGATCCTCAACCCGCGCGCCACGCTCGACCGCTTCGGCGCCGAGACCGACATTCTCACCAAGGGCCGCCACGACCCTTGCGTTGGTATCCGCGCCGTGCCGGTGGGCGAAGCCATGATGGCCTGCGTGCTCGCCGACCACCTGCTGCGCCATCGCGGCCAAGTCGGCGGATTCCGCCAGGGCTTCGATAAAGCCTAA
- the fabI gene encoding enoyl-ACP reductase FabI → MQGRRGLIMGVANDRSLAWGIAKAVAAQGAELAFTYQGDALKKRVEPLAAQIGAKLTMECDVTNAASMDAVFATLQKEWGKLDFLVHAIAYADKEELKGRYVDTSPENFALSMNVSCYSFTALMQRAEKLMSEGGAAVTLTYFGAERVMPHYNVMGVAKAALEASVRYLAADLGPRGIRVNAISAGPIKTLAASGIGDFRYILKWNELNAPLRRNVTIDEVGGSGLYLLSDLGGGVTGEVHHVDSGYHSVGMVAVDQAPAVAELLQSLGGKKAD, encoded by the coding sequence ATGCAAGGTCGCCGTGGCCTGATCATGGGCGTTGCCAATGACCGTTCGCTGGCCTGGGGCATCGCCAAGGCGGTGGCCGCCCAGGGCGCCGAACTGGCCTTCACCTACCAGGGCGATGCGCTGAAGAAGCGCGTGGAGCCGCTGGCCGCCCAGATCGGTGCCAAGCTGACCATGGAATGCGACGTGACCAATGCCGCCTCGATGGATGCGGTGTTCGCCACCTTGCAGAAGGAATGGGGCAAGCTCGATTTCCTGGTGCATGCCATCGCCTATGCCGACAAGGAAGAGCTGAAGGGCCGCTATGTCGACACCTCGCCGGAGAATTTCGCGCTCAGCATGAATGTGAGCTGCTATTCCTTCACGGCGCTGATGCAACGCGCCGAGAAGCTGATGAGTGAGGGCGGCGCGGCGGTGACGCTGACCTATTTCGGCGCCGAGCGCGTGATGCCGCATTACAACGTGATGGGCGTGGCCAAGGCGGCACTCGAGGCCAGCGTGCGCTATCTCGCCGCCGATCTTGGGCCCCGCGGCATCCGCGTCAATGCCATCTCCGCCGGCCCGATCAAGACGCTGGCCGCCTCCGGCATCGGCGATTTCCGCTATATCCTGAAGTGGAACGAACTCAACGCGCCACTGCGCCGCAATGTCACCATTGATGAAGTTGGTGGCTCCGGCCTCTATCTGCTCAGCGATCTCGGCGGCGGCGTCACCGGCGAAGTGCATCACGTCGACAGTGGCTATCACAGCGTCGGCATGGTGGCGGTGGACCAGGCGCCGGCCGTCGCCGAATTGCTGCAGAGCCTCGGCGGCAAGAAAGCGGACTGA
- a CDS encoding methyl-accepting chemotaxis protein, producing the protein MQAVSGGGAVKGGLGIPVMLRIMAIIAVAVGSLFTQMLLDEFDQRDHVMQERRIALRHLVEVAHTVVESYAKEATAGSMTEAAAKEAALKRLEALRYEKNEYFWVNDMAPVLLMHPFSKQLVGKDVSTNADPTGKRLFVEMVQVVRAQGGGFVDYMWPKPGLDKPVPKISYVKGYAPWGWVIGSGVYIDDIEAEAKQSLKDAIIAVSINCLVLIVLGFLLARSVAKPLHDLTGAILKLAERQWQTAVPHVAKRDEIGAIARSVQVFKQNGLENERLQQEADEQRRQVEEQRAAREAREAKAAEQIADLVQAVAQGDLNRRINEADKEGFQLTVSKQLNSLTATLQGVTSDLARVMRALSKGDLGRRITVEYHGVYGELKESANTMAERLSEFARRLAHSANQLRDAAADISSGSEDLAQRTESQAATLEETAAAMHEVTSTVKQNAENALAADRLSAEARQTALRGGNVVGDVVGAMGKIEDSAKKISDIMALIDEIAFQTNLLALNASVEAARAGEAGKGFAVVAQEVRSLAQRSANASKEIKALISQSNAQVKTGADLANQAGGALEDITGAVQKVTSIISEIASASGEQSRGLDEVNKAVANMDEITQRNAALVEETHASAQALANQAQELAELVGFFKLAQQTFEQRTARRIETRPGDHVVLNGNQLPLRNWSAIGLLIGPLNNAPAIGTSMALTVVVNTPQQVFRFAADAQVVRVDGNYAGLRYTCGDADMAQEIRAYFAAER; encoded by the coding sequence ATGCAGGCGGTGAGTGGCGGCGGAGCGGTAAAAGGCGGTCTCGGTATTCCGGTGATGTTGCGCATCATGGCGATCATCGCCGTGGCAGTCGGCAGCCTGTTCACCCAGATGCTGCTGGATGAGTTCGACCAGCGCGACCATGTCATGCAGGAGCGCCGCATCGCTTTGCGCCACCTGGTGGAAGTGGCCCACACCGTGGTCGAGTCCTACGCCAAGGAAGCCACTGCCGGCAGCATGACGGAAGCCGCCGCCAAGGAAGCGGCGCTGAAGCGGCTGGAGGCATTGCGCTACGAGAAGAACGAATATTTCTGGGTCAATGACATGGCCCCGGTGCTGCTGATGCACCCGTTCTCCAAGCAGCTCGTCGGCAAGGATGTGTCGACCAATGCCGATCCCACCGGCAAGCGGCTGTTCGTCGAGATGGTGCAGGTGGTACGTGCCCAGGGCGGCGGTTTCGTCGATTACATGTGGCCGAAGCCCGGCCTGGATAAGCCGGTGCCGAAGATTTCCTATGTGAAGGGCTATGCCCCCTGGGGCTGGGTGATCGGCTCCGGCGTCTATATCGACGATATCGAGGCCGAGGCGAAGCAGTCGCTGAAAGATGCGATCATTGCCGTCAGCATCAACTGCCTGGTGCTGATCGTGCTCGGCTTCCTGCTGGCGCGTTCAGTGGCCAAGCCGCTGCATGATCTCACCGGCGCGATCCTGAAACTGGCCGAGCGCCAGTGGCAGACGGCGGTGCCGCATGTCGCCAAGCGCGACGAAATCGGCGCCATCGCCCGTTCGGTGCAGGTATTCAAGCAGAATGGCCTGGAGAATGAACGGCTGCAGCAGGAGGCGGATGAACAGCGCCGCCAAGTGGAGGAGCAGCGTGCCGCCCGCGAGGCGCGCGAAGCCAAGGCGGCCGAGCAGATCGCCGACTTGGTGCAGGCGGTGGCGCAGGGCGACCTCAACCGCCGCATCAACGAGGCCGACAAGGAAGGCTTCCAGCTCACCGTCAGCAAGCAACTCAACTCGCTCACCGCGACGCTGCAGGGTGTTACCAGCGACCTCGCCCGCGTCATGCGCGCGCTCTCCAAAGGCGATCTCGGCCGCCGCATTACGGTCGAGTATCATGGCGTCTATGGCGAATTGAAGGAGTCCGCCAACACCATGGCGGAACGCTTAAGCGAATTCGCCCGTCGTCTGGCGCATTCGGCCAACCAGTTGCGTGATGCCGCCGCCGATATTTCCAGCGGCTCGGAAGATTTGGCGCAGCGCACCGAAAGCCAGGCGGCAACACTGGAAGAAACCGCTGCGGCGATGCACGAAGTCACCTCCACGGTGAAGCAGAATGCCGAGAATGCGCTCGCCGCCGACCGGCTTTCCGCCGAGGCACGGCAGACCGCGCTGCGCGGCGGCAATGTCGTCGGCGATGTCGTCGGCGCCATGGGCAAGATCGAGGACAGCGCCAAGAAGATCAGCGACATCATGGCGCTGATCGACGAAATCGCGTTCCAGACCAACCTGCTGGCGCTGAATGCTTCCGTTGAAGCGGCGCGCGCTGGCGAAGCCGGCAAGGGTTTCGCGGTCGTGGCGCAGGAAGTGCGCAGCCTGGCGCAGCGTTCGGCGAATGCCTCGAAGGAAATCAAGGCGCTGATCAGCCAGTCCAATGCGCAGGTGAAGACCGGTGCCGACCTGGCCAATCAGGCCGGCGGCGCGCTGGAAGACATCACCGGCGCGGTGCAGAAGGTCACCAGCATCATCAGCGAGATTGCGTCGGCTTCCGGCGAACAGTCGCGTGGCCTCGATGAAGTGAATAAGGCCGTCGCCAACATGGACGAAATCACCCAGCGCAATGCCGCCCTGGTGGAGGAAACCCATGCCTCGGCCCAGGCTTTGGCCAACCAGGCGCAGGAACTGGCCGAACTGGTCGGTTTCTTCAAGCTGGCGCAGCAGACTTTCGAGCAGCGTACCGCGCGGCGCATCGAGACGCGGCCGGGCGACCATGTGGTGTTGAACGGCAACCAGTTGCCTTTGCGCAACTGGAGCGCCATCGGCCTGTTGATCGGCCCGCTGAACAACGCGCCGGCGATTGGCACCAGCATGGCGCTCACCGTGGTGGTGAACACGCCGCAGCAGGTGTTCCGCTTCGCCGCCGATGCCCAGGTGGTGCGTGTGGATGGCAATTATGCCGGCCTGCGCTACACCTGTGGCGACGCCGACATGGCCCAGGAAATCCGCGCCTATTTCGCGGCGGAACGGTGA
- a CDS encoding DUF2855 family protein — protein sequence MAKAGIHKAWDFEVSRGDLAVTRIVEHELLPLQDGEIRLRIDRFAFTANNITYAAMGDSMAYWRFYPAADPAWGRVPVWGFADIAESRCDGLALGERIYGYWPMGSHATLKPGRITPASFVETAEHRAGLAAAYNSYTRCAADPGYEAAFEDLQALLKPLYVTSFLIDDQLADAGYFGATQLIISSASSKTAFALAHAASQRAARPRIIGLTAESNRGFVEKLGCYDAAVSYDALNSLDATKPAVFVDMAGNGPVRNALHGHFRDNMKFSLMVGLSHRDKRASMADLPGAKPVLFFAPDRLKVRGQEWGREGLNSRIDAAWRPFVRAAAGWLKISTGHGPDGFARVYAAMLDGKAPPAEAWMLAAA from the coding sequence ATGGCAAAAGCCGGGATTCACAAAGCCTGGGATTTCGAGGTATCGCGCGGCGACCTCGCGGTAACGCGGATTGTCGAACACGAGCTGCTGCCGCTGCAGGACGGCGAAATCCGCCTCCGCATCGACCGCTTCGCCTTCACCGCCAACAACATCACCTACGCCGCCATGGGCGACAGCATGGCCTATTGGCGCTTCTATCCCGCCGCCGACCCGGCCTGGGGCCGCGTGCCGGTCTGGGGTTTCGCCGACATCGCCGAGAGCCGCTGCGATGGCCTGGCCCTGGGCGAGCGCATCTATGGCTATTGGCCGATGGGCAGCCACGCCACGTTGAAGCCCGGCCGCATCACGCCGGCGAGTTTCGTTGAGACCGCCGAACACCGCGCCGGGCTGGCCGCCGCCTATAACAGCTATACGCGCTGCGCCGCTGATCCGGGCTATGAAGCCGCTTTCGAGGATCTGCAGGCACTGTTGAAGCCGCTTTACGTTACATCATTCCTGATCGACGACCAGTTGGCCGATGCCGGCTATTTCGGCGCGACGCAGTTGATCATTTCCAGCGCCTCGAGCAAAACCGCCTTTGCCCTGGCCCATGCCGCCAGCCAGCGCGCGGCGCGGCCGCGCATCATCGGCCTGACCGCCGAGAGCAATCGTGGCTTCGTAGAAAAGCTCGGCTGCTATGACGCGGCGGTGAGCTACGATGCACTCAACAGCCTGGATGCCACGAAACCTGCCGTGTTCGTCGACATGGCCGGCAACGGCCCGGTGCGCAACGCGCTGCATGGGCATTTCCGCGACAACATGAAATTCAGCCTGATGGTCGGCCTCTCACACCGCGACAAGCGCGCCAGCATGGCCGACCTGCCGGGTGCGAAGCCGGTGCTGTTCTTCGCGCCGGACCGGCTGAAAGTGCGCGGCCAGGAATGGGGCCGCGAGGGGCTGAACAGCCGCATCGACGCGGCCTGGCGGCCTTTCGTGCGCGCCGCCGCCGGCTGGCTGAAAATCAGCACCGGCCACGGCCCGGATGGTTTCGCCCGCGTCTATGCCGCGATGCTGGACGGCAAGGCCCCGCCGGCCGAAGCCTGGATGCTGGCGGCGGCGTAG
- a CDS encoding SCP2 sterol-binding domain-containing protein gives MSLEQITQNLSSRVAAGSGLNATVKFDFGSDGIVFVDGVNNTVSNEDAEADCTITITMDNFLALASGDLDPTTAFMMGKLKVKGNMGIAMKLQGLLG, from the coding sequence ATGTCGCTCGAACAGATCACCCAGAACCTGTCCAGCCGCGTTGCCGCCGGCAGCGGCCTGAACGCCACCGTTAAGTTCGATTTCGGCAGCGATGGCATCGTGTTCGTCGACGGCGTGAACAACACCGTGTCGAACGAGGATGCCGAGGCCGATTGCACCATCACCATCACGATGGACAATTTCCTCGCCCTGGCCAGCGGCGACCTCGACCCCACCACCGCCTTCATGATGGGCAAACTGAAGGTGAAGGGAAACATGGGCATCGCCATGAAGCTGCAGGGCCTGCTGGGCTGA
- a CDS encoding SDR family oxidoreductase yields MAGYQSVFRPGLFSGQVVIVTGGGSGIGRCTAHELASLGATVALVGRKQDKLDAVLAELRQDVPGVVAGGWSCDIREEATVAATVAAILKQFGRIDGLVNNAGGQFPAPLSQINQKGWETVVRNNLTGGFLMARECYTQWMADHGGAIVNIIADMWGGMPNMGHSGAARAGMLNFTETAACEWGVSNVRVNAVAPGWIASSGMDTYPDWMGPVIRSMRDRVPLQRLGNEAEVSAAILFLLSPAAAFISGSCIRVDGAVPNARPNYQLPKHRKSQEYPGFHRAVTPKVLQED; encoded by the coding sequence ATGGCGGGCTATCAATCGGTTTTTCGCCCCGGCCTGTTCAGCGGCCAGGTGGTCATCGTCACCGGCGGCGGCAGCGGCATCGGCCGTTGCACCGCCCATGAACTCGCCAGCCTCGGCGCCACCGTGGCCCTGGTCGGCCGCAAGCAGGACAAGCTCGATGCTGTGCTGGCGGAACTGCGCCAGGATGTGCCCGGCGTCGTGGCCGGCGGCTGGAGCTGCGATATCCGCGAGGAGGCCACTGTGGCCGCCACCGTGGCCGCTATTCTCAAGCAATTCGGCCGCATCGACGGCCTGGTGAACAATGCCGGCGGGCAGTTTCCGGCGCCGCTCAGTCAGATCAATCAGAAGGGCTGGGAAACCGTGGTGCGGAACAACCTCACCGGCGGCTTCTTGATGGCGCGGGAATGCTACACGCAATGGATGGCCGATCATGGCGGTGCCATTGTCAACATCATCGCCGATATGTGGGGCGGCATGCCCAATATGGGCCATAGCGGCGCCGCCCGCGCCGGCATGCTGAATTTCACCGAGACCGCCGCCTGCGAATGGGGCGTGAGCAATGTGCGCGTCAATGCCGTGGCGCCGGGCTGGATCGCCTCGTCCGGCATGGACACCTACCCCGACTGGATGGGGCCGGTGATCCGCTCGATGCGCGACCGCGTGCCGTTGCAGCGCTTAGGGAACGAGGCGGAAGTCTCTGCGGCCATCCTGTTCCTGCTGTCGCCGGCCGCCGCCTTCATCAGCGGCTCCTGCATCCGCGTCGATGGCGCGGTGCCGAATGCGCGGCCGAATTATCAACTGCCGAAGCACCGCAAGTCGCAGGAATATCCCGGCTTCCACCGCGCGGTGACGCCGAAGGTGCTGCAGGAGGACTAG
- a CDS encoding acyl-CoA carboxylase subunit beta encodes MAIIESRIEPGSAAFQRNRAEMLALIEQFRGLEQRVRDTSNAKLPVFQKRGQLTPRQRVAHLLDRGSPWLEISTLSGLNMHDDDGAENIMGGGVIAGIGFVSGVRCMVTASDSGIKGGTTAPMGLAKSLRAQEICLKNKLPLISLVESGGANLNYQAEIFVAGGQNFANMARLSAMGIPHVTVVHGSSTAGGAYQPGLSDYVVVVKNRAKIFLAGPPLLKTATGEIATDEELGGAEMHTTISGVAEYMAEDDADGLRIAREIMAHIPWNERLAPNQVKSFREPRYSPDELCGVVPVDYRKPYDVREVIARLVDDSDFVDFKPLYGTHTVCGQASIHGEAVGLIGNNGPIDAQGAVKAAQFIQLCDQADMPLVFLQNTTGYMVGKDAERSGIVKHGSKMIQAVTNARVPKLTLHIGASFGAGNYGMCGRAYDPRFIFAWPNNRIAVMGPEQAAGVLAIVAEEKFRRAGAEPDTAMIEGMRQKVIKRMEKESTALFATARLWDDGLIDPRDSRRLLGYCLSICRDADRRVLKSNTFGIARM; translated from the coding sequence GTGGCGATCATCGAGTCCCGTATCGAGCCCGGCTCGGCAGCCTTCCAGCGCAACCGCGCCGAGATGCTGGCGCTGATCGAGCAGTTCCGCGGCCTGGAGCAGCGCGTGCGCGATACCTCCAACGCCAAGCTGCCGGTGTTCCAGAAGCGCGGCCAGCTCACGCCGCGCCAGCGCGTTGCCCATCTGCTCGACCGTGGCTCGCCTTGGCTGGAAATCTCGACGCTCTCCGGCCTCAACATGCATGACGACGATGGCGCCGAGAATATCATGGGCGGCGGCGTCATCGCCGGCATCGGCTTCGTCTCCGGCGTGCGCTGCATGGTCACGGCCTCCGACAGCGGCATCAAGGGCGGCACCACGGCGCCGATGGGCCTGGCGAAATCGCTGCGGGCGCAGGAAATCTGCCTCAAGAACAAGCTGCCGCTGATCAGCCTGGTGGAATCGGGCGGCGCCAACCTGAATTACCAGGCCGAAATCTTCGTCGCAGGCGGGCAGAATTTCGCCAACATGGCGCGCCTGTCGGCCATGGGCATTCCGCATGTGACGGTGGTGCATGGCTCCAGCACGGCGGGCGGCGCCTATCAGCCGGGGCTCTCGGATTACGTCGTGGTGGTGAAGAATCGCGCCAAGATTTTCCTCGCCGGGCCACCGCTGCTGAAAACCGCCACCGGCGAAATCGCCACGGATGAAGAACTCGGCGGCGCCGAGATGCACACCACGATTTCCGGCGTGGCGGAATACATGGCCGAGGATGATGCTGATGGCCTGCGCATCGCGCGCGAGATCATGGCCCACATCCCGTGGAATGAGCGGCTGGCGCCGAACCAGGTGAAAAGCTTCCGCGAACCGCGCTACAGCCCGGATGAACTCTGCGGCGTGGTGCCGGTTGATTACCGCAAGCCCTATGACGTGCGCGAGGTGATCGCGCGGCTGGTGGATGATTCCGATTTCGTCGATTTCAAGCCGCTCTACGGCACCCACACGGTCTGCGGCCAGGCCAGCATCCATGGCGAGGCCGTAGGCCTGATCGGCAATAACGGACCCATAGATGCACAGGGCGCGGTGAAAGCCGCGCAGTTCATCCAGCTCTGCGACCAGGCCGACATGCCGCTGGTTTTTCTGCAGAACACCACCGGCTACATGGTCGGCAAGGACGCCGAACGCAGCGGCATCGTCAAGCATGGCTCGAAGATGATCCAGGCCGTGACCAACGCGCGGGTGCCGAAGCTCACCCTGCATATAGGCGCCTCGTTTGGCGCCGGCAATTACGGCATGTGCGGCCGGGCCTATGATCCGCGCTTCATCTTCGCCTGGCCGAATAACCGCATCGCGGTGATGGGGCCGGAACAGGCTGCCGGCGTGCTCGCCATCGTGGCGGAAGAAAAATTCCGCCGCGCCGGGGCCGAGCCGGACACGGCGATGATCGAGGGCATGCGCCAGAAGGTGATCAAGCGCATGGAAAAGGAAAGCACGGCGCTCTTCGCCACCGCGCGGCTCTGGGATGACGGCCTGATCGACCCGCGTGATTCACGCCGCCTGCTGGGCTATTGCCTCTCGATCTGCCGCGATGCCGATAGGCGCGTGCTCAAATCCAACACCTTCGGCATTGCCCGGATGTAA